One Mycolicibacterium rufum genomic window, TGGCGCTGTTCGGGGACGGCACGCATCACGTCAGCCTGGACACCGCGATCAAGACGATGCGCGACACCGGGGCCGACATGGCCGACAAGTACAAGGAGACCTCACGCGGGGGACTGGCCCTCAACGTGGTCGAGTGCTGATCAGGCGATACCCAGCTGTCGATAAATGTCCGGGAGGATGACCCGCGTCTCGGGCAGGATCGTGAAGATCGCCCAGTCGTGGGGTTCGCCCTTGCGCAGCACGAAGGTGAAGTCCGCCCCGGGCGTCGCCGCGGCCTTCTCGCGAAGCAGCAGGAGGTCGGGGGCGACGATGTCGCGGCTCCCGACGTACACGGTGGTGGGGGGCAGGCCCGCCAGTGATCCGAACAGCGGGCTGAGCAACGGGTCGGTCAGATCGAGGCCGTCGGCCCACAGGTCGACGTACGTGCGGAGGTCCGCGAGGACCTCGGGCGTGAACAGCGGATCGTCGACCAGGCTGATTGCCGGGTTGCTCAGCGTGCTGTCCACCCCGGGCGCACTGAGCACCATGCGCGACGGCATCGTCCGACCGCTGCGCACCAGTTCCTGCGTGGCGGCCAGCGCGATGTTGGCGCCGGAGGAGTCGCCGAACACACTGACGTTCTCGACGCCTCTCTGGTCGATCTGCGCGCTGATGAGGTCGGCCACCGCGGGCACCACCTCACGGGCCGTTCCCACGGGGACGAGCGGGTAGAGCGGCACGATGACGGTCGCGCCGGTCGTGCGGGCCATCGCGCTGTAGAACAGCCAGTTGAACACCGTCGGCTGCAGGACCAGCGCACCGCCGTGCACGGCCACGACGGCCTCCTCCGAGGTCGACCGGACGGACTGCATCGTCCAGACCGGCATGCCCTCGAACTCGGTCTGGTCGACGGTGAGTCCGCGCCTCGTCCGCCGCGGCGGGTGGTCGCTCTGCAGCAGCCCGGTGAGCGGCAGTGTGAGATCCACCTTCACCGCGCTGCCGATCTTCCCGACGGCCCCGAACACCGCGCTCACCGTCTTCGACAGCAGCGACGGTCTGCCGGTGAAGACCGGTGCGTCCAGCACGGGGGCTGCTGCGGTGACATCATCGGCGACCCGCGGTCGGTGACGCACGACGGGGTCGGCCGATGCGGATTGCTCGGTGTCGCGGCGAGCGAGCGCCAGGAGTGTCAGCGCGGTCGGGCTGTCCACGGGAGCCGCGGGCGCATCGCTGTTCGGTCTGCCGGTGGTGGCGGGTCGGGTCAACCTGCGCGGGGAAAGGTCAACCTGTGCAACGTCATTGGACACGGTCTCACGGTTTCGGAATGAGTGGCGCCGCGGTTGGGCAGCGTCGGCGGTGTCCTCGCGATCGCGGTGTCGCCGTGCGGTCGGCGAGCCGGCGGTGGTGCGTTCGTGACGCCGGGTGGTGCGGGCAGCGGAAGGAGGTGCTGTCTCCGACGTCGACGAGGCGCCGGGATCCGCAGGCGAGGCGGACGCCGTCCACGGCTCGGCGACGGCCACCCCGATGCCGACAGTGACCGCGAGCGCTCCGGCCAGGCTGATGTGCTTGCCGCATGTGACGGCCGAACGCGGTGCTGCGGTCATGGCAGGTCTCCCTCGACCACAGCAGCGTGCGCGCAGGATCAGCCGACGGCCTCAGTAGGGGAGTACTGCACTTCGCGCGAGAGCGGCATCAGACCGATGCCGGAGAATTGTGGAGCCTAGGAGATTCGAACTCCTGACATCTGCCTTGCAAAGGCAGCGCTCTACCAACTGAGCTAAGGCCCCTCGTCAGGAAGGCGCATCGGCGAGTGTGTGCCACACCTCGGGGCTGTGCTGGGTCCGCCAGACGACGATCCCGGCGGCTGCGGCGATGCCCGCTGCGAGCAGTAGCACCAGCCGTATCGAACACATACCGATGTGTACCTTTCCGTGGGGCTAGGAGGACTCGAACCTCCGACCTCTTCGTTATCAGCGAAGCGCTCTAACCGCCTGAGCTATAGCCCCGTGCAACCTCACTCAATCGCATGGCCGAGCAGCGAGATTACCGCACGGACAACCCGACTCCCAAACCAGCTCAGTCGCGGTCGGCCAGAGTGACCTCGACACCGCCCACGAGGTCCGTGGTGAGGTTGTAGATGAACGCCCCGATCGTGGCCGCCGCGGTCAGCAGCACGATGTTGACCAGGCCGATCAGCGCCGCGCCGCCGAAGATCGTGCCGCTGGACACCAGCTCGCCGCCGGAGCTGCCGCTGGCGCTGGTCAGCAGATCGCCGACATTGCTGTTCAGCTTGCTCCACACACCCATACCGCCGAGCACGAGGTACAGGAACGCCACCGCGATCATCCACACGAAGAACAGCGCCACCGACAGCACCAGCGACACCTTCAGCGCGCTCCAGGGGTCGACCCGGCGGATCTGCATGCTGGCGCGCACCGGTCCGGAGTGCTGCCGCGGACCCACCTGCACGGCGCGGCCCGACGACGCCTTCTGCGCCGGCCGGGCCGACGGCTCGGCCGTCGGTCGTTCCACCGGCTTGCGCTGCTGCCCGGCCCGGGGCGGCCCCGAGAGGTCGGGCAGCTCACTGGCGTAGGCCGCGCCGCCCGCGTTCTCGACGCGGGTGGGCGGCTCGGGGCGGTGCACGTCGGTGCGCGTCGCCGACTCGGGGCGGTTGCCCTCCTGACGGCTCGGTTCGGGCCGGTTCGGTTCAGGCCTGTTCGGTTCCGGACGGTTCGGCTCGGGCCGCACGACCTCGGTGCGCTCACCGCGCGGAGCCGACTCGGTGTCCTGCCCGCCGGAGATGAAGCGGTTCAGCCGCGCATCCAGACCGCCCGGGGCGTCGGGAGCCTGCTGCTGACGCGCCCGCGCCGCCGGGCCACGCTGCCACGGCGGCACGTCACCGTGCTCGGCCCCGTGAGCGGGTCCCTGCGGCGGTGCCCCGCTGGGCGCCGGCGTCCCCGGTGACCCGTTGCCGGTGCCACCGGACGCCTCACCCGCACGCGGGTATCCGGGCTCGTTCGGTGAGCTCACTGACCGCTCCTCACTGCTCCGTCGTCGGTTCTTCACCGATGTCGGTGTTGACCTCGTCGGTACCGTCGCCCTCTTCGGCGTTGCGTGCGATCGCGATCAGGGTGTCTCCCTCACCGAGGTTCATCAACCGGACACCCTTGGTCTGGCGGCCGGCCTTGCGAACCTGTCGCGCGGCGGTCCGGATGACGCCCCCACCTGAGGTGATGGCGTACAGCTCGGTCTCGTCGTCGACGATCAACGCACCGACAAGAGTGCCACGACGCTTGTCGAACATGATGGTCAGCACCCCCTTGCCGCCGCGGCCCTGCA contains:
- a CDS encoding alpha/beta hydrolase fold domain-containing protein, whose translation is MTAAPRSAVTCGKHISLAGALAVTVGIGVAVAEPWTASASPADPGASSTSETAPPSAARTTRRHERTTAGSPTARRHRDREDTADAAQPRRHSFRNRETVSNDVAQVDLSPRRLTRPATTGRPNSDAPAAPVDSPTALTLLALARRDTEQSASADPVVRHRPRVADDVTAAAPVLDAPVFTGRPSLLSKTVSAVFGAVGKIGSAVKVDLTLPLTGLLQSDHPPRRTRRGLTVDQTEFEGMPVWTMQSVRSTSEEAVVAVHGGALVLQPTVFNWLFYSAMARTTGATVIVPLYPLVPVGTAREVVPAVADLISAQIDQRGVENVSVFGDSSGANIALAATQELVRSGRTMPSRMVLSAPGVDSTLSNPAISLVDDPLFTPEVLADLRTYVDLWADGLDLTDPLLSPLFGSLAGLPPTTVYVGSRDIVAPDLLLLREKAAATPGADFTFVLRKGEPHDWAIFTILPETRVILPDIYRQLGIA
- a CDS encoding DUF3566 domain-containing protein, with translation MSSPNEPGYPRAGEASGGTGNGSPGTPAPSGAPPQGPAHGAEHGDVPPWQRGPAARARQQQAPDAPGGLDARLNRFISGGQDTESAPRGERTEVVRPEPNRPEPNRPEPNRPEPSRQEGNRPESATRTDVHRPEPPTRVENAGGAAYASELPDLSGPPRAGQQRKPVERPTAEPSARPAQKASSGRAVQVGPRQHSGPVRASMQIRRVDPWSALKVSLVLSVALFFVWMIAVAFLYLVLGGMGVWSKLNSNVGDLLTSASGSSGGELVSSGTIFGGAALIGLVNIVLLTAAATIGAFIYNLTTDLVGGVEVTLADRD